A genomic region of Nymphalis io chromosome 3, ilAglIoxx1.1, whole genome shotgun sequence contains the following coding sequences:
- the LOC126780252 gene encoding neuroligin-1-like, which produces MRADLAALYAWLVCCAAALSTHKYSTRVIRTKYGPLRGIVVHSHPQVEAYLGVPYATPPLGSLRYMPPVTPSQWRTTRLADALGSACPQVPPAAGPREEALLMHPRARIRQLERLLPMLVNQSEDCLYVNLYVPVNGIEGESEGAGLPCLVFVHGESYEWSSGNAYDGTTLAAHGNIIVVTINFRLGVLGFLKTGAKGSAQGNFGLMDLVAGLHWLRENLPAFGGNPEKVTLMGHGTGAALANFLSVSPVARELLKRVVLLSGSGLSSWALQREPLTIKRKVAEQTECHGDLLEDDLAPCLRNKPLAELLAIRLDPPRFLPGFAPFVDGTVIVNPSSAPPPSDNSRLGAGAAAVASAAGHELADFPHRELLFGLTTTESYLEFNAQDLEFGFNETRRDRILRTFVRNAYYYHLNEIYSTLKNEYTDWDKPVQNPLSVRDATLEVLSDGRTAAPLIRLGYLHALRGGVTYFTHFHHLSQDKDYPQRPGSVHGEELPYYLGVPLSLSNHQQNFTQIEQKLSKLCMHYLANFVKYGNPNDPSATPPPSPVMGESVQLGPDQTPYWDTYDTINQLYMEISGKSEMRSHYRGHKMSLWLSLIPQLHRPGSDLPDAAMRHHHFQDDNANYYEGAVRTQSLSRAHVPHVVSIDVGSRGGELGRSTPPPRSAQPKPSPAPPALSTECPPNSTTTPIQPDDALLRRLASSHYQSYTAALTVTIAVGCFLLLLNVLIFAGIYHQRGSRPRRCKDDLAEAGSSSSSDNYDGKLDYEVRAFDGKGFGFECKSAHVPRSSGSKFDLRTLSDCGEPTFGEYSCYDEKHRAARSSLPDVSVGSAIEAGSVVCIDTQKPDIQRVEGRNSDAIGRTSTFEPRVVDSSTQVKFGPITDSSDVTSDTNGDSESIAAGGSGILRVPPAATTPAPPGIMKKRVQIQEISV; this is translated from the exons ATGCGCGCGGACCTCGCCGCGCTCTACGCGTGGCTCGTCTGTTGCGCAGCCGCTCTGTCTACGCATAAATACAGCACGCGTGTGATTCGTACCAAGTACGGACCATTGCGCGGGATCGTAGTGCATTCGCATCCACAAGTGGAAGCCTACCTTGGCGTTCCCTACGCAACTCCACCACTAGGAAGTCTTag ATACATGCCGCCTGTGACACCATCACAGTGGCGTACGACTCGTTTGGCGGACGCGTTAGGATCCGCATGTCCGCAAGTGCCCCCTGCGGCCGGACCGCGTGAAGAAGCGTTGCTCATGCATCCGCGTGCTCGTATCCGTCAACTCGAGAGATTATTGCCCATGCTTGTGAACCAGAGCGAGGATTGTCTCTACGTGAACCTCTATGTACCTGTTAACG GTATAGAGGGGGAGAGCGAGGGAGCAGGTCTGCCGTGCCTTGTGTTTGTGCACGGGGAGTCTTACGAGTGGAGCTCGGGTAATGCATACGACGGCACTACGCTCGCGGCACATGGAAACATCATTGTAGTTACTATCAACTTTAGACTAGGTGTACTTG GTTTTCTCAAAACTGGTGCTAAAGGATCTGCACAGGGTAATTTTGGGCTAATGGATCTTGTAGCTGGCTTACACTGGCTACGAGAAAATTTACCAGCTTTCGGAGGAAACCCTGAAAAAGTAACTCTCATGGGACACGGTACTGGAGCAGCGCTTGCCAATTTTCTTTCCGTCTCTCCGGTCGCCAGAG AACTACTGAAGCGCGTCGTCTTGTTAAGCGGGTCGGGGCTTAGCTCATGGGCGTTACAGAGAGAACCACTCACAATAAAAAGAAAG gtaGCGGAACAAACTGAATGCCACGGGGATTTGCTTGAAGACGACTTGGCGCCATGTCTACGCAACAAACCGCTCGCCGAGCTGCTTGCGATTCGGCTCGATCCGCCCCGCTTTTTACCTGGATTCGCGCCGTTTGTAGACGGAACTGTTATCGTGAATCCCTCTTCC GCACCTCCGCCGAGTGACAATTCCCGACTAGGCGCGGGTGCGGCTGCCGTGGCGAGCGCTGCGGGACACGAGCTCGCCGACTTTCCGCATAGGGAGCTATTGTTTGGTCTGACCACAACAG AATCTTACTTGGAATTCAATGCTCAAGACTTGGAGTTTGGCTTCAACGAGACTCGGCGGGACCGCATTCTGCGCACCTTCGTCCGTAACGCCTACTACTACCACCTCAATGAGATTTATTCCACCCTCAAGAACGAGTACACGGACTGGGACAAACCTGTACAGAATCCGCTTAGCGTACGAGATGCTACGCTAGAA GTTCTAAGCGACGGTCGGACCGCAGCTCCCTTGATTAGACTCGGCTACCTCCATGCACTGCGCGGCGGTGTGACGTATTTCACACATTTTCACCATCTCTCACAGGATAAAGACTACCCGCag cGTCCAGGCTCGGTTCACGGCGAGGAGCTTCCATATTACCTTGGAGTGCCACTATCATTGTCCAACCACCAGCAGAACTTTACGCAGATTGAACAAAAATTATCGAAGCTGTGCATGCACTACCTTGCGAATTTTGTCAAATATGG caATCCAAATGATCCCTCTGCAACACCGCCGCCAAGCCCCGTGATGGGGGAATCGGTTCAACTCGGACCAGACCAGACTCCCTACTGGGATACCTACGACACTATTAACCAACTTTATATGGAAATCA GCGGCAAGTCGGAGATGAGGAGTCACTATCGTGGTCACAAAATGTCGTTGTGGTTGTCCCTCATACCGCAACTGCATCGTCCCGGATCAGATCTGCCAGATGCCGCTATGAGACATCATCACTTTCAAGACGATAATGCCAATTATTAtgaag GTGCAGTAAGAACGCAATCGCTTTCACGCGCACATGTACCACATGTAGTAAGCATTGACGTTGGAAGCCGTGGGGGGGAATTAGGTCGCAGTACTCCTCCGCCACGATCCGCCCAACCAAAACCGTCTCCAGCTCCTCCTGCACTATCAACGGAATGTCCTCCAAACTCAACGACTACGCCCATACAACCTGATGATGCTCTTTTACGTCGGCTCGCTTCATCCCATTATCAATCATACACCGCGGCTCTCACTGTAACAATCGCTGTCGGTTGTTTCCTATTACTTTTAAACGTTCTGATATTCGCGGGAATTTATCACCAGCGAGGTTCCCGGCCTCGGCGTTGCAAAGATGATCTTGCCGAGGCCGGGAGTTCTTCATCTTCTGACAATTATGACGGAAAATTAGATTACGAAGTTAGAGCATTTGACGGAAAAGGTTTCGGGTTCGAGTGTAAGTCAGCGCACGTGCCGCGCAGTTCGGGCTCCAAGTTTGATTTGCGGACGTTATCGGATTGTGGAGAGCCCACTTTTGGCGAGTACAGTTGTTACGATGAGAAACATCGAGCAGCGCGCAGTTCGTTACCGGATGTGAGTGTTGGAAGCGCGATAGAGGCGGGTAGTGTTGTTTGTATTGATACTCAAAAACCAGATATACAAAGAGTTGAAGGCCGAAATTCAGACGCTATTGGTAGAACTAGTACTTTTGAACCACGCGTTGTAGATAGTTCTACTCAAGTCAAATTTGGGCCGATAACGGATTCGTCAGATGTAACATCCGATACGAATGGTGATTCCGAATCGATTGCTGCAGGCGGCTCTGGCATTTTGAGAGTGCCACCAGCAGCTACAACACCTGCACCTCCAGGAATTATGAAGAAGCGAGTGCAAATACAAGAAATATCAGTATGA